Genomic window (Deltaproteobacteria bacterium):
GCCCTCAGGGGTATCTCCCTGGAAGTAGCGGAAGGGGAGATCGTTACCGTGATCGGTTCCAACGGGGCAGGAAAATCCACCACCCTCAAGACCATTTCCGGTATGTTGCGGGCCCGTAAGGGTTCCATCACCTGGGACCATCAATCGATCACCCAGTGTTCCACTTCAGAAATTGTCGCCATGGGTATCATCCAGATCCCCGAAGGCCGGCAGCTTTTTCCCTCCATGACCGTCCTGGAAAACCTGGAACTGGGTGCCTTGAACAGCCAGGCCCGT
Coding sequences:
- a CDS encoding ABC transporter ATP-binding protein; this translates as MLKIENVETFYGDLQALRGISLEVAEGEIVTVIGSNGAGKSTTLKTISGMLRARKGSITWDHQSITQCSTSEIVAMGIIQIPEGRQLFPSMTVLENLELGALNSQARKDKAENLKKIFKLFPRLEERKMQIAGTLSGGEQQMLAIGRGLMSKPKILMLDEPSLGLSPILVSSIFAIIRQINE